In Trifolium pratense cultivar HEN17-A07 linkage group LG7, ARS_RC_1.1, whole genome shotgun sequence, a genomic segment contains:
- the LOC123897006 gene encoding calcium-binding protein CML38-like, with translation MKKNAEFEHVLRYFDEDGDGNVSPTELRHKLRVMGEELLLKEVEMAIEAMDSDGDGYLSLEDLICLMEEGGEEQKLKDLREAFEMYDSENCGFITPKSLKRMLKKMGESKSIDECKAMIKHFDLNGDGLLSFDEFTVMMQ, from the coding sequence ATGAAGAAGAATGCGGAATTCGAGCATGTTCTTAGATATTTTGATGAAGATGGTGATGGAAATGTTTCACCAACAGAGCTAAGACATAAGCTAAGAGTAATGGGAGAAGAGCTTTTGTTGAAAGAAGTTGAAATGGCTATTGAAGCAATGGATTCAGATGGTGATGGTTATTTGAGTTTGGAGGATTTGATTTGTTTGATGGAGGAAGGTGGAGAGGAACAAAAGTTGAAGGATTTGAGAGAAGCATTTGAGATGTATGATAGTGAAAATTGTGGTTTTATAACTCCAAAGAGTTTGAAGAGGATGCTTAAGAAGATGGGGGAATCTAAGTCCATTGATGAATGTAAAGCTATGATTAAGCATTTTGATTTGAATGGTGATGGTTTGCTTAGCTTTGATGAATTCACAGTAATGATGCAGTGA